From the genome of Scytonema hofmannii PCC 7110, one region includes:
- a CDS encoding Hsp20/alpha crystallin family protein, whose protein sequence is MALIRYNPWQELNDLQRQMNRLFEETRVPSTAFERDFVKVPAAEITQTDDAIHLKLEVPGVEAKDLDIQVTENTVSISGDRKSENKTEEKGMTRTEFHYGKFQRVIPLPAKIENTNVVAEYKDGILNLTLPKTLQEKNKVVKVNLEQAST, encoded by the coding sequence ATGGCACTAATTCGTTACAATCCTTGGCAAGAACTAAACGACCTACAACGTCAAATGAATCGTTTGTTTGAGGAGACCAGAGTACCATCTACAGCCTTTGAAAGAGACTTTGTCAAAGTTCCTGCTGCTGAAATCACCCAAACAGATGATGCGATTCACTTAAAATTGGAAGTTCCAGGAGTAGAAGCGAAAGATTTGGATATACAAGTCACAGAAAATACTGTTTCTATCAGTGGCGATCGCAAGTCTGAAAATAAGACTGAAGAAAAAGGTATGACTCGGACTGAATTCCACTATGGTAAGTTTCAACGCGTCATTCCTTTACCAGCTAAGATTGAAAACACTAACGTTGTGGCAGAATACAAGGATGGTATCCTGAACCTAACGCTTCCTAAGACTTTACAGGAGAAAAACAAAGTCGTCAAAGTTAATCTAGAGCAGGCTAGTACATAA
- a CDS encoding helix-turn-helix transcriptional regulator, producing the protein MPKPAHLLADLGWTQAFEAALLKLLAALPSANRQQAEAVSQRIHLDPTGWHRWEEEMSAFPILQTAIWQERQLYLSYERSDGKLLERLVNPLGLVAKGSVWYLVAAVEEDVRQYRISRVRHAAIASHPCIRPAKFNLAEYWQHSMAEFQANLPQYKVKVRVDPEVMPRLRYAGYFARIEQIEPLDADGWIPVSIRFDLEAEACAYVLGFGTQMEVIEPPQLRVRILELAYAAIAFHTECLEKIK; encoded by the coding sequence TTGCCCAAGCCTGCTCACTTATTAGCCGATTTAGGCTGGACTCAGGCGTTTGAGGCAGCCTTGCTCAAGCTTTTAGCTGCTCTACCCTCTGCCAATCGTCAGCAGGCGGAAGCAGTCAGTCAACGCATCCATCTCGATCCAACGGGCTGGCATCGGTGGGAAGAGGAAATGTCAGCGTTTCCAATTCTTCAAACAGCAATTTGGCAGGAGCGGCAACTATACCTTAGCTATGAGCGCAGCGATGGCAAACTATTAGAGCGGTTGGTCAATCCGTTGGGGTTAGTTGCTAAGGGCAGTGTCTGGTATTTAGTAGCTGCTGTGGAAGAGGACGTGCGTCAATATCGAATCTCACGGGTGCGCCATGCTGCGATCGCGTCTCACCCTTGTATTCGTCCGGCTAAGTTCAATTTAGCCGAGTATTGGCAACACTCGATGGCTGAGTTCCAAGCTAATCTACCCCAATATAAAGTTAAGGTACGTGTTGACCCAGAAGTCATGCCTCGATTGCGGTATGCTGGGTACTTTGCACGCATAGAGCAGATCGAGCCACTCGATGCTGATGGCTGGATTCCCGTCTCGATTCGCTTTGACTTGGAAGCAGAGGCTTGCGCCTATGTGTTGGGGTTTGGCACGCAAATGGAAGTGATTGAACCACCCCAATTGCGCGTTCGGATCTTGGAACTTGCATATGCTGCGATCGCCTTCCACACTGAATGCTTAGAAAAAATTAAGTAA
- a CDS encoding type II toxin-antitoxin system VapC family toxin, producing the protein MTKCIDTSVWIPYLVPETLQPQARNLIVPLLTSNERLVAPAFAWAEVGSVLRKKVRLGAITVAQAEGFYDDFCQMPIDYLDNNAIRAKTWAIAQQFSLATLYDAAFLAVASLESAQFWTADESLLNTLTPCPGYVQKLEA; encoded by the coding sequence GTGACTAAGTGTATTGACACTAGCGTTTGGATTCCTTATCTGGTACCTGAGACACTGCAACCCCAAGCCAGAAACTTGATCGTTCCCTTGCTGACATCGAATGAGCGTTTGGTTGCTCCAGCATTTGCATGGGCTGAAGTTGGCTCAGTATTGCGAAAAAAAGTAAGGTTGGGGGCAATTACCGTAGCACAGGCAGAGGGGTTTTATGATGACTTCTGCCAAATGCCGATTGACTACCTGGATAACAATGCTATCCGTGCAAAAACATGGGCGATCGCCCAACAGTTCTCCTTGGCAACTTTGTATGATGCAGCTTTTCTTGCAGTTGCCTCTCTAGAATCTGCCCAATTCTGGACAGCAGATGAATCTTTGCTCAATACGCTTACACCTTGTCCAGGATATGTCCAAAAACTGGAAGCTTAA
- a CDS encoding UPF0175 family protein: MQITIELPDELANQLEASLGDLNRRALESFIVEAYRLKILSAAEVQRILKLPSHLATDAFLKQHGAYLHYTEADLVQDLDNLERVLSER; encoded by the coding sequence ATGCAAATTACAATCGAACTCCCCGACGAACTTGCCAATCAGCTCGAAGCCAGCCTCGGCGATCTGAATCGCCGTGCGCTAGAATCGTTCATTGTCGAAGCATATCGTCTCAAAATTCTTAGTGCTGCTGAAGTTCAACGTATTCTAAAGCTCCCCTCCCACCTAGCTACCGATGCTTTTCTCAAACAACATGGCGCATATCTTCACTATACTGAAGCTGACTTAGTACAAGACTTAGACAACCTCGAACGTGTGCTTAGCGAACGATGA
- a CDS encoding S8 family serine peptidase, whose translation MGPSEVVTTRGIFYSTGAVQFDYYIGSGDRFSGTSAATPNITGVASLVWSANPNLSGTQVKQILSQTAYDLGASGYDTEYGSGFVNADAAVRRALALAQGVA comes from the coding sequence ATGGGACCATCAGAAGTTGTCACCACCAGAGGTATTTTCTATTCAACAGGTGCAGTGCAGTTTGACTATTACATTGGTAGTGGCGATCGCTTTAGTGGAACCTCTGCAGCCACTCCAAATATCACAGGTGTTGCTTCCTTAGTCTGGAGCGCCAATCCCAATCTTAGTGGAACTCAAGTCAAACAAATTCTTTCACAAACAGCTTACGATCTGGGCGCATCTGGATACGATACGGAATACGGTAGCGGATTTGTCAATGCTGATGCGGCGGTCAGACGAGCATTGGCACTAGCACAAGGTGTAGCTTGA
- a CDS encoding YlcI/YnfO family protein, protein MEREAVTIRIPADLLEQAKQFREGSESFNEMVVEALACEVRRRRALAAHQRIVARSAEVEAKTGIQSSSVDLIRQLRAGEGRRD, encoded by the coding sequence ATGGAACGAGAAGCTGTAACTATCCGCATTCCTGCCGATCTACTCGAGCAAGCAAAGCAGTTTCGAGAAGGCAGTGAGTCTTTTAACGAGATGGTTGTCGAAGCGCTCGCCTGCGAGGTGCGACGACGGCGAGCGCTGGCAGCACATCAGCGCATTGTGGCTCGTAGTGCCGAAGTAGAAGCCAAAACAGGAATTCAATCAAGTTCTGTGGACTTGATTCGTCAGCTTAGAGCTGGTGAGGGACGGCGTGACTAA
- a CDS encoding IS200/IS605 family accessory protein TnpB-related protein yields the protein MPKVTIQTTIPKIEVNTKGLQYLDEYHTIFGQAIRKGFSLRNQIGKTTKKESSLEKLICKELETEFGLSNSEAKNAYNKASAVYSSQAELVDRYIDDNYARIKGIRKSIGKLRGKLKKAVEIRHSLTAKYLTKQIHFKEQHINKLLAKIERLKESKDSGKFTVTFGSSKLFKAQYNLEANGYSSHEDWLEDWQKSRSSRSFFVGSKNFHFGNQLARYNPELGTLTITVSPSLQSKYGDRVTLHEIKFHREGQWLTDAIKPTVIKSTRKGKDGEKFEIARNGSEQPVTYEIVDKDGSLYINATVNVQPAKIESSLANGAFGVDFNPGSIDWTVIDRHGNLKRHGSIKINVQDKRSKQTKDVIGKAVAEIVRIASHHGVPVVIENLDFTKKKASMKELGVKYARMLSNMAYSQFHQMIETRCSRFGVELILVDPAYTSIIGVTKYLKMYALSSGCAAALVIARRSQGRAEKVPSSVRSYFRKPEDMLRSGAWAKVAKKSNTVGGFNRNKFYFCGSNKKVPTNGRMHGLATANKYLSFAKIRYRASLNDSSYPSKTLRSWFSSP from the coding sequence TTGCCTAAAGTAACAATACAAACGACAATTCCCAAAATAGAAGTTAATACCAAAGGACTCCAATACTTAGATGAATATCATACCATATTTGGGCAAGCTATACGGAAGGGATTTTCATTAAGAAACCAAATTGGTAAGACCACAAAAAAGGAATCTTCGTTAGAGAAGCTGATTTGTAAAGAATTAGAAACAGAGTTCGGACTGTCGAACTCTGAAGCGAAGAATGCCTACAACAAAGCCTCGGCTGTGTACAGTTCTCAGGCTGAATTAGTAGACAGGTACATTGATGATAATTATGCCCGAATAAAAGGAATTAGAAAGTCGATAGGTAAGCTGAGAGGGAAACTTAAAAAAGCTGTAGAAATCAGACACTCTCTCACTGCCAAGTATCTGACGAAACAGATTCACTTCAAAGAGCAGCATATTAATAAGCTACTCGCCAAAATAGAACGACTTAAAGAATCCAAGGACTCCGGCAAGTTTACCGTGACCTTTGGTAGCAGTAAGCTATTCAAAGCTCAGTATAATCTGGAAGCCAACGGATATAGCTCTCATGAAGATTGGTTAGAAGATTGGCAGAAATCTCGTAGTAGTCGGTCATTTTTCGTTGGCTCTAAAAACTTCCACTTCGGGAATCAGTTAGCACGATATAACCCCGAATTGGGGACACTAACCATCACTGTTTCACCAAGTCTACAAAGCAAGTACGGCGATCGCGTTACCCTACATGAAATCAAGTTTCACCGAGAGGGTCAATGGCTAACGGATGCCATCAAACCAACGGTTATCAAGTCAACTCGTAAGGGAAAAGATGGGGAAAAGTTTGAAATTGCTAGGAATGGAAGTGAACAGCCAGTAACTTACGAGATAGTCGATAAAGATGGTAGCTTATATATCAATGCCACAGTTAATGTTCAACCAGCTAAGATAGAGTCTTCTCTTGCCAACGGCGCTTTCGGAGTAGACTTTAACCCAGGTAGCATTGACTGGACGGTCATCGACAGACATGGGAATTTAAAACGGCACGGTTCCATTAAAATCAATGTACAGGATAAAAGGTCTAAACAGACGAAGGACGTAATCGGAAAAGCTGTCGCCGAGATAGTGAGAATTGCATCTCACCACGGTGTTCCAGTCGTCATTGAAAATTTGGATTTTACTAAAAAGAAAGCATCCATGAAGGAATTGGGTGTGAAGTATGCACGGATGCTTTCGAATATGGCTTACAGTCAATTCCATCAAATGATTGAGACTCGATGCTCGAGATTTGGTGTGGAGTTGATTTTGGTTGACCCCGCCTATACGTCAATTATTGGGGTGACAAAGTATCTGAAAATGTATGCCTTGAGTTCTGGATGTGCAGCAGCATTGGTCATAGCACGTCGCTCTCAAGGCAGAGCTGAGAAAGTACCCTCGTCTGTTCGTTCCTACTTTAGAAAGCCAGAGGATATGCTAAGGTCGGGCGCTTGGGCAAAGGTAGCCAAAAAAAGTAACACTGTTGGCGGTTTTAATCGCAACAAGTTTTACTTTTGTGGTTCAAACAAAAAGGTTCCGACTAACGGTCGGATGCACGGGCTCGCTACGGCAAACAAGTATCTCTCCTTCGCGAAGATACGGTATCGTGCAAGTCTTAATGACTCCTCATATCCGTCAAAAACCCTGCGCTCTTGGTTTTCCTCCCCTTAA